A genomic region of Trifolium pratense cultivar HEN17-A07 linkage group LG3, ARS_RC_1.1, whole genome shotgun sequence contains the following coding sequences:
- the LOC123914275 gene encoding cytochrome P450 78A5-like has protein sequence MKPTVTFLWLLITTLVFHVLRSIFQITLSWPLIINTLFISTILSISLINYWLVPGGFAWRNYNQSIKLIGPMGWPIVGTLPQMGSLAHVKLASLATSLKAKRLMMLSLGATRVVISSHPETAREILFGSSFSDRPIKESARLLMFERAIGFAPSGTYWKKLRRIAAFNMFSPRRILGLESLRRRVVDEMAVRVWKDMEEKGIVEVRGILQEGSFSNILESVFGSISNFNCLSLGGSEELGNMVKEGYELIAKFNLEDYFPFKFLDFYGVKRKCHKLATKVTSVVGQMVEERKRSQELLIVENDFLSTLLSLPKEERLGDSDMVAILWEMIFRGTDTVAILLEWIMARMVLHQDIQMKARQEIDTCIGPNSHVQDSDIPNLPYLQAIVKEVLRLHPPGPLLSWARLAVHDIHVDKTLVPAGTTAMVNMWAISHDSSVWEDPLTFKPERFLKEDVSIMGSDLRLAPFGAGRRVCPGRALGLATVHLWLAQLLHNFVWLPIQPIDLSESLKLSLEMKNPLRCSVVRRNPMNPII, from the exons atgAAACCCACGGTAACATTTCTTTGGCTCCTAATCACAACACTTGTCTTTCATGTTCTTAGATCAATATTTCAAATCACCCTCTCTTGGCCACTAATAATTAATACTCTCTTTATCTCTACCATCCTCTCTATTTCCCTAATTAATTACTGGCTTGTCCCTGGAGGCTTTGCATGGAGGAACTATAACCAAAGCATAAAACTCATTGGGCCCATGGGCTGGCCCATAGTGGGAACTTTACCTCAAATGGGTTCTTTGGCTCACGTAAAACTCGCTTCATTAGCCACTTCTTTGAAAGCGAAGAGGCTAATGATGCTGAGTCTAGGAGCCACACGCGTAGTTATAAGTAGCCACCCTGAAACTGCaagagaaattttatttggaTCATCTTTTTCTGACCGTCCGATCAAAGAATCAGCTCGTTTACTTATGTTCGAGCGTGCCATTGGTTTCGCTCCTTCCGGAACCTATTGGAAAAAACTAAGAAGGATTGCAGCCTTTAATATGTTCTCTCCTAGGAGAATTCTCGGCTTAGAGAGTCTTAGACGACGCGTGGTGGATGAAATGGCGGTGAGAGTTTGGAAAGACATGGAGGAGAAAGGGATTGTTGAAGTTAGAGGGATATTGCAAGAAGGGTCTTTTAGCAATATTTTGGAGAGTGTATTTGGTTCCATTAGCAATTTTAATTGTTTGAGTTTAGGAGGAAGTGAAGAGTTGGGGAATATGGTTAAGGAAGGGTATGAGTTAATTGCTAAGTTTAATTTAGAAGattattttccttttaaatttttggatttttatggTGTGAAGAGAAAGTGTCATAAATTGGCGACTAAGGTCACTAGTGTTGTTGGTCAAATGgtggaagaaagaaaaagatcTCAAGAGTTGCTAATTGTGGAAAATGATTTTCTTAGCACTCTGTTATCTTTACCCAAAGAGGAAAGGTTAGGTGATTCCGATATGGTGGCTATTTTGTGG GAAATGATATTTAGAGGAACAGATACAGTTGCTATACTCTTGGAATGGATCATGGCAAGAATGGTTTTACACCAAGACATACAAATGAAAGCCCGCCAAGAGATTGACACGTGCATTGGCCCAAACAGTCACGTGCAAGACTCAGACATTCCTAATCTCCCTTACTTGCAAGCGATAGTAAAGGAAGTGCTCCGGCTACACCCACCAGGCCCGTTATTATCATGGGCCCGTCTTGCTGTCCATGATATCCATGTAGATAAAACCCTAGTGCCAGCTGGCACAACTGCAATGGTAAATATGTGGGCTATATCTCATGACTCTTCTGTATGGGAAGATCCCTTGACTTTTAAGCCGGAGCGATTTCTAAAAGAAGATGTTTCTATTATGGGCTCAGATTTGAGACTTGCACCTTTCGGTGCAGGTCGCAGGGTTTGCCCAGGAAGGGCTTTGGGTTTAGCTACGGTTCATCTTTGGCTCGCACAACTTCTTCACAATTTTGTGTGGCTTCCGATACAACCTATTGATCTTTCAGAAAGTCTTAAGCTTTCTCTTGAAATGAAGAATCCTCTGCGATGTTCAGTAGTTCGTCGTAATCCTATGAATCCAATCATTTAA